A genomic region of Rhodococcus pyridinivorans contains the following coding sequences:
- the thyX gene encoding FAD-dependent thymidylate synthase: MAPEPAVPKVRLIATTEFHVPDDVDWDTDAEGGEALVEFAGRACYQSWSKPNPRTATNGGYLRHLLTVGHLSVLEHATATFYITGISRSCTHELIRHRHFSFSQLSQRFVADGEVPVVVPPAIAGDAELEELFFAAAERSREAYVALLAALDEKLSHLPAGPLRAKQVREAARAVLPNATETRIVVTGNYRSWRHFVAMRATEHADVEIRRLAVECVRQLADAAPNAFSDFAITKLADGSEIAAPTLATDL, encoded by the coding sequence ATGGCGCCCGAACCCGCCGTTCCGAAGGTTCGGCTCATCGCCACGACGGAGTTCCACGTCCCCGACGACGTCGACTGGGACACCGACGCCGAGGGCGGCGAAGCGCTCGTCGAGTTCGCCGGTCGCGCCTGCTACCAGAGCTGGTCCAAGCCCAACCCCCGCACCGCGACGAACGGCGGATATCTCCGTCACCTGCTCACCGTGGGGCACCTGTCCGTTCTCGAACACGCGACGGCGACCTTCTACATCACCGGCATCTCCCGTTCGTGCACGCACGAGCTGATCCGGCACCGGCACTTCTCGTTCTCGCAGCTGTCGCAGCGTTTCGTCGCCGACGGTGAGGTGCCCGTGGTGGTTCCGCCCGCGATTGCGGGCGATGCCGAACTCGAGGAGTTGTTCTTCGCGGCCGCGGAGCGCAGCCGCGAGGCGTATGTGGCGCTGTTGGCGGCGCTCGACGAGAAGCTCTCGCATCTTCCCGCCGGTCCGTTGCGCGCCAAGCAGGTCCGGGAGGCCGCCCGGGCGGTGCTCCCCAACGCCACGGAGACCCGCATCGTCGTCACCGGAAACTACCGATCGTGGCGTCACTTCGTCGCCATGCGCGCGACCGAACATGCCGACGTCGAGATCCGGCGTCTCGCCGTCGAATGTGTGCGTCAGCTCGCGGATGCCGCACCGAACGCGTTCTCGGACTTCGCGATCACGAAGCTGGCCGACGGCAGTGAGATCGCAGCTCCCACGCTTGCGACCGACCTCTGA
- a CDS encoding SRPBCC family protein produces MAVSSTRSFDIDATPEQVMAALAAVERLPEWSSTHKSVTVESTHPDGRPHRVRMTVSIVGITDEQVVEYSWNGDGSMSWTLVESSQQRQQDGAYTLTAKGSGTTAEFSLTIDPKVPIPGFLVRRAEKMALETAGKGLKSFTEKNFR; encoded by the coding sequence ATGGCAGTCAGCAGCACCAGGAGTTTCGACATCGACGCAACCCCGGAGCAGGTGATGGCCGCGCTCGCCGCGGTCGAACGCCTGCCCGAGTGGTCGTCGACCCACAAGTCCGTCACCGTCGAGTCCACCCACCCCGACGGACGACCCCACCGCGTACGGATGACCGTCTCGATCGTCGGCATCACCGACGAGCAGGTCGTCGAGTACTCCTGGAACGGCGACGGGTCGATGTCGTGGACCCTGGTGGAGAGCAGCCAGCAGCGCCAGCAGGACGGCGCCTACACCCTCACCGCCAAGGGATCCGGCACGACGGCCGAGTTCTCACTGACCATCGATCCGAAGGTACCCATCCCCGGATTCCTCGTGCGGCGCGCCGAGAAGATGGCCCTCGAAACCGCCGGAAAGGGCCTCAAGTCGTTCACGGAGAAGAACTTCCGCTGA
- a CDS encoding flavodoxin family protein — MDEAVEDRAGAGEAGREDGSSTVLVVHHTPSPPTREVLEAVLEGARDPEITGVTVRVVPALGATVPDVLAADGFLFGTTANFGYMSGALKHFFDTVYYPCLDAVAGRPYGLWVHGNNDTAGAVASVRRLTTGLGLVQAAADLEITGPVDAKVREQCYELGAIVAATAAGDI; from the coding sequence ATGGACGAGGCTGTGGAAGACCGGGCAGGGGCGGGCGAAGCAGGGCGCGAGGACGGATCCAGCACAGTGCTGGTGGTGCATCACACCCCCTCGCCGCCGACTCGCGAGGTCCTCGAAGCCGTCCTGGAGGGAGCGCGGGACCCGGAGATCACGGGTGTCACCGTCCGGGTGGTCCCCGCGCTGGGCGCCACGGTGCCCGATGTGCTGGCCGCCGACGGCTTCCTGTTCGGCACGACAGCCAATTTCGGTTACATGTCGGGTGCGCTCAAGCACTTCTTCGACACGGTCTACTACCCGTGTCTCGATGCCGTGGCCGGCCGTCCCTACGGTCTGTGGGTGCACGGGAACAACGACACCGCCGGCGCTGTGGCGTCGGTTCGGCGCTTGACCACCGGGTTGGGTCTCGTGCAGGCTGCTGCCGATCTCGAGATCACCGGACCGGTCGACGCGAAGGTACGCGAGCAGTGCTACGAGCTCGGCGCCATCGTCGCGGCGACCGCGGCCGGTGACATCTGA
- the dapB gene encoding 4-hydroxy-tetrahydrodipicolinate reductase, with protein MDATKVRVGVLGAAGKVGQAICAAVDAASDLELVATVDKGDSLDAFVNSQTQVVVDFTHPDVVMDNLHFLVENGIHAVVGTTGFDDERLDRVRSWLADRPEVGVLIAPNFAIGAVLSMRFAQAAARFFDSVEVIELHHPNKADAPSGTAYRTARLIAQARAEAGVAPSPDATTTELDGARGGDVDGVRVHSVRLAGLVAHQEVLLGTQGETLTIRHDSIDRSSFAPGVLLGVREIGKRPGLTVGIDPLLDL; from the coding sequence GTGGATGCAACAAAGGTTCGGGTGGGTGTACTCGGTGCTGCCGGCAAGGTCGGCCAGGCGATCTGCGCCGCCGTCGACGCCGCGTCCGATCTCGAGCTCGTCGCCACCGTCGACAAGGGCGACAGCCTCGACGCCTTCGTGAACTCGCAGACCCAGGTGGTCGTCGACTTCACCCACCCCGACGTCGTCATGGACAACCTGCACTTCCTCGTCGAGAACGGCATCCACGCCGTGGTCGGAACCACCGGCTTCGACGACGAGCGCCTCGACCGGGTGCGGAGCTGGCTCGCGGATCGTCCCGAGGTGGGCGTGCTCATCGCGCCGAACTTCGCGATCGGTGCCGTGCTGTCGATGCGCTTCGCTCAGGCCGCCGCCCGGTTCTTCGATTCCGTCGAGGTGATCGAGCTGCACCATCCGAACAAGGCCGACGCCCCGTCCGGCACCGCCTACCGCACCGCCCGTCTGATCGCGCAGGCCCGCGCCGAGGCCGGTGTGGCTCCGAGCCCGGACGCCACCACCACCGAACTCGACGGTGCGCGCGGCGGTGACGTCGACGGTGTCCGCGTGCACTCCGTGCGTCTCGCCGGCCTCGTCGCTCACCAGGAGGTGCTGCTCGGCACCCAGGGCGAGACCCTCACCATTCGGCACGACTCGATCGACCGTTCCTCCTTCGCTCCCGGCGTGCTGCTCGGTGTGCGGGAGATCGGTAAGCGACCGGGTCTGACCGTCGGAATCGATCCCCTCCTCGACCTGTGA
- a CDS encoding TetR/AcrR family transcriptional regulator — MTTSPERPSRRTAISDAALELAARGGNHAVTHTGVDVHLGLPKGSTSYYFRTRHALVSAAITRLAERSRADFAALFDDTTGDPSPPADLIARYLERLLTVRRTDVLARYALAPDARLEPEAAEALAACMFSISAATDLVRELGAPDPETAGRDLVTLLEGVLFDRTHGARAHTSSDSDTACVDEIRSAVALWLDALCAQQ, encoded by the coding sequence GTGACGACTTCACCCGAACGTCCCTCCCGGCGCACGGCCATCAGCGATGCCGCCCTCGAACTCGCCGCCCGCGGTGGCAACCACGCGGTGACGCACACGGGCGTCGACGTGCACCTCGGCCTGCCGAAGGGATCGACCTCCTACTACTTCCGAACCCGCCACGCGCTCGTCTCGGCTGCGATCACCCGCCTCGCCGAACGGTCGCGCGCGGATTTCGCCGCGCTGTTCGACGACACGACCGGCGACCCGAGCCCTCCTGCCGACCTGATCGCGCGCTATCTCGAACGCCTGCTCACTGTGCGTCGCACCGATGTGCTGGCTCGCTACGCGCTCGCGCCCGACGCGCGCCTCGAACCGGAGGCTGCCGAGGCGCTCGCGGCCTGCATGTTCTCGATCTCCGCGGCCACCGATCTCGTGCGGGAGCTCGGTGCGCCGGACCCCGAGACCGCGGGGCGCGATCTGGTGACCCTGCTCGAAGGAGTTCTGTTCGACCGCACCCACGGCGCTCGTGCCCACACATCCTCGGATTCGGACACGGCGTGCGTCGACGAGATCCGTTCGGCGGTCGCTCTGTGGCTCGACGCGCTCTGCGCGCAGCAGTAG
- the zapE gene encoding cell division protein ZapE — MRLRRRRNRMSPNTASSNPVPRTVFEDASRSRGFVLDPAQHDAVEQLCHPERPNVYLWGPPGRGKSWLADVYFSAYPGRNKLRVHFHEFFRDLHVELRRHRFDLDAALDHLIGRAELVCFDEFHVHDPADGTFVARLLPALLARRTRLVLTSNYPPRDLLPNPLFHDGFVPTIELVERCATVVALDGPRDHRLDSDRARGFASGIWAVSPSDLQLRRLGLERPAPAEHRVLRPAGRPLRALRAEKDCLWFDFGDLCGHTTAPADYLAVAADHLFWVVDGIPDLTAAGREPAQRFANLVDVLHDRDARVVFVSEVAVSELAARTGPVAHDIGRLRSRLAQLRTIQDTSARTDAGRSRVRR; from the coding sequence GTGAGGTTGCGCCGACGCAGAAACCGCATGTCGCCGAACACCGCCTCGTCGAACCCCGTCCCCCGCACGGTCTTCGAGGACGCCTCGCGCAGCCGGGGGTTCGTGCTCGATCCCGCGCAACACGACGCTGTCGAACAGCTGTGTCATCCCGAGCGCCCGAACGTCTACCTGTGGGGCCCACCCGGACGCGGCAAGAGCTGGCTCGCCGACGTGTACTTCTCGGCCTATCCCGGACGGAACAAGCTGCGCGTCCACTTCCACGAGTTCTTCCGCGACCTGCACGTCGAGCTGCGACGGCACCGCTTCGATCTCGACGCCGCACTCGATCACCTGATCGGCCGCGCCGAGCTCGTGTGCTTCGACGAGTTCCACGTCCACGACCCGGCGGACGGCACGTTCGTCGCCCGGTTGCTCCCCGCTCTGCTCGCTCGCCGCACGCGTCTCGTCCTGACCTCGAACTATCCTCCCCGCGACCTGCTCCCCAACCCGCTCTTCCACGACGGTTTCGTCCCGACCATCGAGCTCGTCGAGCGGTGCGCGACGGTCGTCGCTCTGGACGGTCCGCGCGATCACCGGCTCGATTCCGACCGTGCGCGGGGCTTCGCGTCGGGGATCTGGGCCGTCTCCCCGTCCGACCTGCAGCTACGACGACTCGGTCTCGAGCGGCCGGCACCGGCCGAACATCGGGTCCTGCGCCCGGCGGGACGTCCGCTCCGCGCTCTACGGGCCGAGAAGGACTGTCTCTGGTTCGACTTCGGCGATCTCTGCGGGCACACCACGGCGCCGGCCGACTATCTGGCGGTCGCGGCGGACCACCTGTTCTGGGTCGTCGACGGGATCCCGGACCTGACGGCCGCGGGGCGCGAACCGGCGCAGCGCTTCGCCAATCTGGTGGACGTGCTCCACGACCGCGACGCGCGGGTCGTGTTCGTCTCGGAGGTCGCCGTGTCGGAACTCGCCGCCAGAACCGGACCCGTCGCGCACGACATCGGACGCCTCCGGAGCCGACTGGCTCAGCTGAGGACGATTCAGGACACGAGCGCGCGCACCGACGCCGGAAGATCACGCGTGCGCCGGTAG
- a CDS encoding M16 family metallopeptidase gives MASSSHVKNDASTPAPVAATGVRRSVLPGGVRVVTEHVPGVRSAAVGVWVGVGSRDEQPSVAGAAHFLEHLLFKATPTRTALDIAETMDGIGGELNAFTSKEHTCFYAHVLDDDLPIAVDVVADVVLRGRCLSADVDVERQVVLEEIAMRDDDPEDLLGDSLLTALYGDHPIGRPIIGSVESIESMTRTQLHSFHVRRYTPPRMVVAVAGNVDHAHTVELVRRAFTGHLDDAATPAPCRDGRLELRTAPTMSIVERDNEQAHLTLGVRSFGRHDGRRWALSVLNAAVGGGLSSRLFQEVREKRGLAYSVYSGTDTFADTGAFSVYAGCQPDNLGEVGAVVREVLTDVAEHGITDAECARAKGSLRGGLVLGLEDTGARMHRIGRSELSYGQHWGITETLERISSVSTEEVRSVAADLLHRPFAVAVAGPYRRTRDLPASVRALVS, from the coding sequence ATGGCTTCCAGTTCCCACGTGAAGAACGACGCTTCGACCCCCGCACCCGTCGCGGCCACCGGCGTCCGCCGCTCGGTCCTTCCCGGGGGAGTGCGGGTCGTCACCGAGCACGTCCCGGGAGTGCGCTCGGCGGCCGTCGGCGTGTGGGTCGGTGTCGGATCCCGCGACGAACAACCGTCGGTCGCAGGTGCCGCCCACTTCCTCGAGCACCTGCTGTTCAAGGCGACCCCGACGCGTACCGCTCTCGACATCGCCGAGACGATGGACGGGATCGGGGGAGAGCTCAACGCGTTCACCAGCAAGGAACACACCTGCTTCTACGCGCACGTCCTCGACGACGACCTGCCGATCGCCGTCGACGTCGTCGCAGACGTCGTCCTGCGCGGCCGGTGCCTGAGCGCGGACGTCGACGTCGAGCGTCAGGTGGTGCTCGAGGAGATCGCGATGCGCGACGACGATCCGGAGGATCTGCTCGGCGACTCGCTGCTCACCGCGCTGTACGGCGATCACCCCATCGGCCGGCCGATCATCGGATCCGTCGAGTCGATCGAGTCCATGACCCGGACCCAGTTGCACTCGTTCCATGTGCGCCGCTACACCCCGCCGCGGATGGTCGTCGCGGTCGCCGGCAACGTCGACCACGCGCACACAGTCGAACTGGTCCGCCGCGCCTTCACCGGTCACCTGGACGACGCGGCCACCCCCGCGCCCTGCCGCGACGGACGGCTCGAACTGCGCACTGCACCGACGATGAGCATCGTCGAGCGCGACAACGAGCAGGCGCACCTGACGCTCGGCGTGCGGTCCTTCGGTCGGCACGACGGGCGTCGCTGGGCGCTGTCGGTGCTCAACGCAGCCGTCGGCGGTGGGCTGAGTTCGCGTCTGTTCCAGGAGGTGCGCGAGAAGCGGGGCCTGGCCTACTCGGTGTACTCCGGCACCGACACCTTCGCCGACACCGGCGCCTTCTCCGTGTACGCGGGCTGCCAGCCCGACAATCTCGGTGAGGTCGGCGCGGTGGTCCGTGAGGTGCTCACCGACGTGGCCGAACACGGCATCACCGACGCGGAATGCGCTCGCGCAAAGGGGTCGCTGCGCGGCGGTCTCGTGCTCGGACTCGAGGACACCGGGGCGCGCATGCACCGGATCGGCCGCAGCGAACTGAGCTACGGGCAGCACTGGGGCATCACTGAGACCCTCGAACGCATCTCGTCGGTGTCCACCGAGGAGGTGCGCAGCGTGGCAGCCGACCTGCTGCACCGGCCGTTCGCGGTCGCCGTCGCCGGCCCCTACCGGCGCACGCGTGATCTTCCGGCGTCGGTGCGCGCGCTCGTGTCCTGA
- the narI gene encoding respiratory nitrate reductase subunit gamma codes for MSAGEIFWDVVPYVTLAIVAVGTWWRYRYDKFGWTTRSSQLYEARLLRIASPMFHFGILVVIVGHVIGLVIPQSWTDAVGLSQHAYHVQAITLGTIAGVSTLVGISLLVYRRRTSGPVFSATTLNDKVMYVVLVAAIVAGLATTLMGSGVVGEEHNYRETVSPWFRSIWVLQPRGDLMVEAPFSFQLHALIGLVLFAIWPFTRLVHAFSAPVGYLFRPYIVYRSREEARPGRLVGSQPQRRGW; via the coding sequence ATGAGTGCAGGAGAGATCTTCTGGGACGTGGTGCCGTACGTGACACTCGCGATCGTCGCGGTGGGGACCTGGTGGCGGTACCGATACGACAAGTTCGGATGGACCACCCGTTCGTCCCAGCTGTACGAGGCGCGGTTGCTGCGCATCGCGAGCCCCATGTTCCACTTCGGGATCCTGGTCGTGATCGTCGGCCACGTCATCGGCCTGGTGATCCCGCAGTCGTGGACCGACGCCGTGGGATTGAGTCAGCACGCCTATCACGTGCAGGCCATCACGCTCGGCACGATCGCGGGTGTCTCGACGCTCGTCGGCATCTCCCTGCTCGTGTATCGCCGTCGCACCAGCGGTCCCGTCTTCAGCGCCACCACTCTCAACGACAAGGTCATGTATGTCGTGCTCGTCGCCGCGATCGTGGCGGGTCTCGCCACCACGCTGATGGGGTCGGGTGTCGTGGGCGAGGAACACAACTACCGGGAGACCGTCTCGCCGTGGTTCCGGTCGATCTGGGTCCTGCAACCCCGCGGCGACCTGATGGTGGAGGCGCCGTTCAGCTTCCAGCTGCACGCGCTGATCGGCCTCGTGCTCTTCGCGATATGGCCGTTCACCCGCCTAGTCCACGCCTTCAGTGCCCCCGTCGGATACCTGTTCCGGCCGTACATCGTCTACCGCAGCCGCGAGGAGGCACGTCCCGGCCGGCTCGTGGGTTCGCAACCGCAACGACGGGGGTGGTGA
- the narJ gene encoding nitrate reductase molybdenum cofactor assembly chaperone — protein sequence MRLLRPRRAGVARALHRRLVRQAASLLLAYPDAGHAGRLDVAGQLVDHITGPEQDMLGTAVRALDEPDLLVLAQRYVETFDLRRRSTMYLTYWTAGDTRNRGAEMHAFASAYRAAGVEPPAHESPDHLPVVLEFAATVDPAAGEELLTRYRVALDVLHTSLHEAGSAYAQVVAAVCATLPPVTARDEERARRLAQAGPPRESIGLQPFTLTVPPRRGVPES from the coding sequence ATGAGACTGCTGCGTCCACGGCGCGCCGGCGTCGCTCGCGCCCTGCACCGTCGCCTCGTCCGTCAGGCCGCGTCGCTGCTGCTCGCCTATCCCGACGCCGGACACGCCGGACGGCTGGACGTCGCCGGGCAGCTCGTCGACCACATCACCGGTCCCGAGCAGGACATGCTGGGGACGGCGGTCCGCGCACTGGACGAACCGGATCTGCTCGTCCTGGCCCAGCGGTACGTCGAGACCTTCGACCTGCGGCGACGCTCGACGATGTACCTGACCTACTGGACCGCGGGCGACACCCGGAATCGCGGCGCCGAGATGCACGCCTTCGCGAGTGCCTACCGCGCCGCGGGAGTCGAGCCGCCCGCCCACGAATCACCCGACCATCTGCCGGTCGTCCTCGAATTCGCGGCCACCGTGGATCCCGCCGCGGGCGAGGAACTCCTCACCCGGTATCGGGTGGCCCTCGACGTGCTGCACACCTCCCTGCACGAGGCCGGCTCGGCGTACGCGCAGGTCGTCGCGGCCGTGTGCGCGACGCTCCCGCCGGTCACCGCCCGGGACGAGGAACGGGCCCGGCGCCTCGCGCAGGCGGGACCGCCCCGCGAGTCGATCGGTCTGCAGCCCTTCACCCTGACGGTGCCGCCCCGGCGAGGAGTTCCGGAATCATGA
- the narH gene encoding nitrate reductase subunit beta — MKVMAQLAMVMNLDKCIGCHTCSVTCKQAWTNRSGTEYVWFNNVETRPGQGYPRTYEDQERWRGGWVRDTKGRLRLRDGGRLAKLARIFSNPKMPSIHDYYEPWTYDYDNLTNAPLGDHVPVASPRSLISGEPMKVEWSANWDDNLGGSPAIVPDDPILKKVGDRIKLEFEQTFMFYLPRICEHCLNPSCVASCPSGAMYKRSEDGIVLVDQDRCRGWRMCVSGCPYKKVYFNHKTGKAEKCTFCYPRVEVGLPTVCSETCVGRLRYIGLVLYDVDRVLEAASVENDTDLYEAQRGLLLDPRDPEVIAGARAEGISDEWIEAAQRSPVYDLISTYRVALPLHPEYRTMPMVWYVPPLSPVVDAVSREGHDGEDIGNLFGALDALRIPIAYLAELFTAGDTATVEAVLRRLAAMRSYMRDINLGRETRPEIPEAVGMTEERIYEMYRLLALAKYDERYVIPTAYAAEGHRLEESATDCALSYEGGPGMYESGPFGEASGVPVPVAVETFHALAQRQTSEGMAANASNPSRVNLLNWDGKGVPTGMFPGGHDTRGEKQ, encoded by the coding sequence GTGAAGGTCATGGCACAACTCGCGATGGTGATGAACCTCGACAAGTGCATTGGATGCCACACCTGCTCGGTGACCTGCAAACAGGCGTGGACCAACCGGTCGGGCACCGAGTACGTGTGGTTCAACAACGTCGAAACCCGCCCGGGCCAGGGCTATCCGCGCACCTACGAGGACCAGGAACGCTGGCGCGGTGGCTGGGTCCGGGATACCAAGGGACGGCTGCGTCTCCGCGACGGTGGACGCCTCGCGAAACTCGCCCGCATCTTCTCGAACCCGAAGATGCCGTCGATCCACGACTACTACGAACCGTGGACCTACGACTACGACAACCTGACGAACGCCCCGCTCGGCGACCACGTCCCGGTGGCCTCGCCGCGCAGCCTCATCTCCGGTGAACCGATGAAGGTGGAATGGTCGGCGAACTGGGACGACAACCTCGGTGGCTCACCGGCGATCGTGCCCGACGACCCGATCCTGAAGAAGGTCGGCGACCGGATCAAGCTCGAGTTCGAGCAGACCTTCATGTTCTACCTGCCGCGGATCTGCGAGCACTGCCTCAACCCGTCGTGTGTGGCGTCGTGTCCGTCCGGCGCGATGTACAAGCGGTCGGAGGACGGCATCGTCCTCGTCGACCAGGACCGGTGCCGCGGCTGGCGGATGTGCGTGTCCGGATGCCCGTACAAGAAGGTGTACTTCAACCACAAGACCGGGAAGGCCGAGAAGTGCACCTTCTGCTACCCGCGGGTCGAGGTGGGGCTGCCGACCGTGTGTTCGGAGACGTGCGTGGGCAGGCTCCGGTACATCGGTCTGGTCCTCTACGACGTCGATCGGGTCCTGGAGGCGGCATCGGTGGAGAACGACACCGACCTGTACGAGGCGCAACGCGGCCTGCTGCTCGACCCCCGTGACCCCGAGGTGATCGCCGGCGCCCGCGCCGAGGGCATCTCCGACGAGTGGATCGAGGCCGCGCAACGGTCCCCGGTCTACGACCTGATCAGCACGTACCGGGTCGCGTTGCCGCTGCATCCGGAATACCGGACGATGCCGATGGTCTGGTACGTGCCACCGCTGTCACCGGTCGTCGACGCCGTCAGCCGGGAGGGACACGACGGCGAGGACATCGGCAACCTGTTCGGCGCCCTCGACGCCCTGCGCATCCCCATCGCGTACCTCGCGGAACTGTTCACCGCCGGGGACACCGCGACGGTCGAGGCGGTGTTGCGACGACTCGCCGCGATGCGCTCCTACATGCGCGACATCAATCTCGGCCGCGAGACCCGCCCCGAGATCCCCGAGGCCGTCGGCATGACCGAGGAACGGATCTACGAGATGTACCGGCTCCTCGCGCTCGCCAAGTACGACGAGCGGTACGTCATCCCGACCGCCTACGCGGCCGAAGGGCATCGGCTCGAGGAGTCGGCGACGGACTGCGCGCTGTCCTACGAAGGTGGCCCCGGCATGTACGAGTCGGGTCCGTTCGGGGAGGCCAGCGGCGTCCCGGTCCCGGTGGCGGTCGAGACCTTCCACGCCCTCGCACAGCGGCAGACCAGTGAGGGGATGGCGGCGAACGCGTCGAACCCGTCGCGGGTGAACCTCCTGAACTGGGACGGCAAGGGCGTACCGACGGGCATGTTCCCGGGCGGTCACGACACGAGGGGGGAGAAGCAATGA